In one Thermosipho ferrireducens genomic region, the following are encoded:
- a CDS encoding replication-associated recombination protein A encodes MIGLSERLRPKNFEEIVGQKHLFGNKAILRVAIESGELFPAIFYGPPGCGKTTSLELIKKYTDYEVYHLNGAFTTVSEVKKLIEYARSVKNYKKILIFMDEIHRFNKKQQDIFLPGIEEGDYILIGATTENPYKMLNEALLSRAMVLAFKRLSNSDIKKILNKAVDLENIELNENVEEFIINVSHGDARFAINLYEVLSNIARSQNKRKIDEEILQLYTGEEKFSYKKSDHYNLISAFIKSIRGSDPDAALYYLSRMLVGGEDPRFIARRLIILASEDIGLADPTALLVATSTAYAVDYVGMPECVINLSECVIYLALAPKSNTSYIAINKAMEVARKTTDLKVPRHLLNIPDSGYQYPHDFGGFVKTRYLPPEILNEKFYIPKPIGKEKKLKEILNSLWKGIKNYNSSSQKKDE; translated from the coding sequence TTGATTGGTTTAAGCGAACGATTAAGGCCTAAGAATTTTGAAGAAATAGTTGGTCAAAAACACCTTTTTGGAAATAAAGCCATTTTAAGAGTGGCTATAGAGTCCGGGGAATTATTCCCCGCTATTTTTTATGGTCCGCCTGGATGTGGGAAAACAACGTCTCTGGAATTGATTAAAAAGTATACCGACTACGAAGTTTATCACCTTAACGGAGCCTTTACCACAGTTTCTGAGGTAAAAAAACTCATTGAATATGCTCGCTCTGTAAAAAATTACAAAAAAATTTTGATTTTCATGGATGAAATACACAGATTTAATAAAAAACAGCAAGATATATTTTTGCCTGGAATTGAAGAAGGAGATTACATTTTAATAGGTGCTACAACAGAAAATCCCTATAAAATGTTAAATGAAGCTCTTTTATCGAGGGCAATGGTGTTAGCATTCAAAAGGCTTTCAAATAGTGATATAAAAAAAATTTTAAACAAAGCAGTTGATTTAGAAAATATAGAATTAAATGAAAATGTAGAAGAATTCATTATAAATGTTTCTCATGGTGATGCTCGTTTTGCCATAAATCTTTACGAAGTTTTAAGCAATATAGCAAGGTCTCAGAATAAACGAAAGATTGATGAAGAAATTCTCCAGTTGTATACCGGAGAAGAAAAATTTTCGTATAAAAAAAGTGATCATTACAACTTAATATCAGCTTTCATAAAAAGTATAAGAGGCAGCGATCCTGATGCAGCACTTTATTATCTTTCAAGGATGCTTGTTGGAGGGGAAGATCCGAGATTTATTGCAAGAAGATTAATTATACTTGCAAGTGAGGATATTGGACTTGCAGATCCAACTGCTTTATTAGTTGCCACTTCCACTGCCTATGCTGTTGATTATGTTGGAATGCCAGAATGCGTTATAAATTTGTCAGAGTGTGTTATTTACTTAGCTCTTGCGCCAAAAAGCAATACATCGTACATAGCTATAAATAAAGCTATGGAAGTTGCCAGAAAAACTACAGATCTTAAAGTCCCACGACATCTATTAAATATTCCAGACAGTGGTTATCAATATCCACATGATTTTGGAGGCTTTGTAAAAACAAGGTACTTACCACCAGAGATTTTAAACGAGAAATTTTATATACCAAAACCCATTGGCAAAGAGAAAAAACTAAAAGAAATTTTAAATAGTTTATGGAAAGGAATCAAAAACTATAATTCTTCTTCTCAAAAAAAGGATGAATAA